CAGCAGTGTGTCAGTTCTAACACTATTACATGCCTTCAGGCTGTGAGGTGGAGGTAGGGTGAGGGGACAatcagctgcttctttcttatGTATGAGTTTTGGTTGGCTTCCAGAGGGCCAGTGCTGTACTCAGTGGCTGTGCCAATGGAGTTAGGCTTtgccttttccttcagcagtttTGGAGATTTTGCAAAGGAGCAAGCAGCTTGCCAGGGAAAGGCAGTGTAGCTGTGTATACGCAGTATATTAAGGAATATAAGTTAAGTTAAATTTAGatagttaaatatttaatatatataagtTCCGTTGCTCTGTTGGCCAATAAATCTTTTCTAGAGCCTTTGTCACCTGTTAATAATTTCATTAAGACAGATATATGTTAAAGCTTCACATAAATTTATCTTGATAAAAGCTGCTTCCTGGTTATAttgcagaaaaacattaaatatttggcTTGCTGTGCTTTCTCTGATGTATGTTGACAGAAACAACTGggttatttaaaatgtctttatacTTTTCATGTATGCATGGTGTTTTAGTTAATGATTTACAAGACTTTGTTAAGTCTAACTAAATACAGATGTGTCATTTCTACAGTATATTTGCTGTGCTTATGGTGTTCTTCACTGTGTGAAGAAGTAGACAAATGTCACGTGCCTTAAGTTCagtactctctctctcttatgcCTGCTTTAATCTCCTAGCTGTATTAGATGCTATTGTTAATCTAAAATGCTCTTGCTATTTTAGGAGATGCCTACGTAACACCAATTGTCGGGAATTCTACTAAATACTTCACTGCTGAACCAGTTGCTCAGGTACCCTGCCTGCCCTTGTTGCTATGGGAGATTGGAAGACTGTTACTGTGCCAGTGCTGTCATCAGGTAAGCTagtaatattttgaatttagtGGATTCGCTAGCTTTACCAGTGGTATTATAGCTGCTTAACAGAGATTGGGGTTTTATGAATGAGATAACAGCATGTTAAATGACATGAAGTAACTAGTCTAGTAgatacaaagcttttttttggggggggggattgaGTCCTTGTagaaatgctgctttaaaatactattcttatatatatatatttatatatatatattaaagttcTAAGGCtttctaataattttttaatatacttttcaGATTATTTCGCTTTTTAAGAGAATTCTTAATTTGTTCTATGTTCTCTTGCCTTGTAAATTGATGACATTTATTgaaagagaatgttttttttgcctgcttATACCTAGTAGAAGATTAAATGATAGCACACTTCCTTTGACTAAGGATGTCATACATTTTGGAGGAATTCATAACTAAATTTATAGCTTTTGCACATGTATAAATAAAGTGTGTATGTTTTGTAGCAAGCCAGTTAAGAAAGATTGGAGAGTTCTTTCATGGAGGGAAGAGTAGTAAAAGTTGAAAGATACAACACCTGAAAATGTCAAGTCTTTAGATTTTCTGTGGAAGTTTAGCTATCCTTTTTATTGTGAGTTGTTTAATATATGTTATGttgttatatttcattataGATGAAATTCTAAGCTCCAGACTTGTAAATGTCtataaagaataattttagtAGTTAGgggatctgtttttttttttttttttttttttttgtatgccaTGTCTTAAACTACTAGCCCTGACttgtttcttaatatttttaacttttagatagcaaaaatatttttcaatatacctcagaaaaaaagatatcaCCCACAAGCATGAACTCACAAGTGCTACGCTTGCCACTGCCTTCATCCAAAAGCATGCACAGCTTTTTCAGTGCCTTTTGCACAGAAGAGAATATTGAACAGAGTATATCCTATCTCAACAGGGTAAGCCAGATCTTCTTGTTTATTCACCATTGTTTGAAGATGACATAAAACCAGTTTTGGTAGTGAAGAAGCACTGGATTAGGAAGGCTTCTTTCTTAATGCTAAAGTTGGtgtggaatatatatatattttcttcatatagGATTTCACCTGCTATTCTTTATTTGAGAGATTGATCCCATTATTTATCCCCTCTCCCCTTTGTCTTTCACCAGGAATTGACAACATTGGGCTTCCCGTCTATTTATGTGGAgcccaaaggaaaagaattaaactTAATATCCATCATAAATTGCATGAATGAATTGCTTGTACAGCAGCACAAGAACCTTCGAGCTCAGGAAGAAGTAGAAATGCAGCATCTGAAACTGGGTAGTGATATGGATCACTTACAGAACTCCTATGCTAAATTAAAGGTAGAAAACAAGATAATTCCACCAATATAATGCAGCACTTGTGTTTAACAGATACTGTACATTCTTAACAgtgagtgatttttttgttttccttgccaGTTCTAatctgcatttgtatttttatgtgcatttttgtttttgattttttttccagtggaaaattTGTTAATGAAATGTGAATTAATGAAAGGACTGAAAACTTGCTTAGAATTGTGATCTCTTTCCTCAAGGAAGTGGGAAGACTGTTCAGATTGGAAGTGTTAATGCATGCTGTAGGTGAAAATGCTAAACACATCAGTTCAGCTCATTGAATACCATCTAATAGGATATGCCCtgttctaaaaaataaattcacaaaattTATTGTTATCAGCAACAGTGACATGTACTGCTACTTACACAGGGCTTTTACCACTCTTTCTCTATatatgtagcttttttttttttggattccTTGAATAGCTGACCACAGCCCTTTCATAAAGACTTCTCAGAAGCTTGCTGGCAAAAATGAGATTGTTTCATTTTACCACAGGATAAATACCTGCAGGTCAGTCACTGTGAAGTAGCTGATGCATTGGAAGTACACAGATTATGCTACTTCGTGGGTACTCATATGTACAGTCATATCAGAAGACTTGTGTTTCCTTTGATtctgcccgggggggggggaatgataaataaatcagtgcatgactaattttgcttttcaataaGACTGTCCAGCACTCTCCTTATCAAATACTGCTATAGCTTCTCAAAATCACAGGAGCCCTTCTGCTGAGATTAGTCAGCCACACAGAAGTGTTTTGATGTGACCTTAAAAATCATGTGTAACTACACTCATTTTTATATGCTCTGTGTGTTACTTTTTGTAGACAAATGGCTTTTAAGTTGAGGGGGCAAAAAAACTTGTTAGCACTACTTCAATGTCAGGGCCTTTAATTTAGCTGTCATCATATAAGGTTTCGTATGTAAAATCTTTCAGATATCCTGCGGCAATCCTCTTGACATATGCTATTGTGTTAAATGTGTTCAGATCTAATTTGCTTAGAAGCTTTTGATGCTTACATAATTTTACTTACTTGTAGCTCACTACATGTACAAGAAGAGTTTGTATGTAGTGTTTTCTTCTGACCGTTCAAGGTAGCAGTTTCAGGTTTGAGTCACGTGTTTGTGGAAGAAAGTTCTTAAATGTCAGTTGTGCATAACCTGTTACAATGAGATCATTTGTCCAGCCTTATTCTATATATGTGAAATGTCCTATTTGCTTTTGCTATGGTCACAACTTACATACCTATGTTAATTGTTTCCTTGATTATTTAAGGGAAACCCTCCAGTAAAATGGTAGTCCCAAATTCAAACAGGTTGCTAAGTATCCACCCTCAATCTTGTGGTACAGATATGCTTACAGAATCCTGACTTactgaaaaagcagtaattGTATAAGATAAGATATGTTAAGCaccaagctatttttttttcttgtgggtGGGAGTGTTTCTTGTACTGGAGAATCATACTGCTTGTTCCagaaaatagaattaatttGTCATTAAGAGTGCAAAGTGATCATGAAACATCAGAGGTCAAATATAGGAAGACTTGACTCAAGTGAGGTgattttgcagtttgtttttttttgtgctgaacTATCAACATTCCTTTTTCTAGGAACAGCTGGAATTATCTAAAAGGGAAATAGTTGGACTTCAGGAAAGGGACAGACAACTgcaaagcaagaacagaaacTTGCACCAgttacttaaaaatgaaaaggatgaaGTGAGTTGTTGTGTACATCAACACAAATCATTACATAGGTTTTCAGTAGTATGATGATGTTTGCAAGGTATCTGGTagctgtttactttttttttttttcatgatgaatgttgtatttcagcaaagaaattgGTTTGTGTTGTGTGTCAAATAGGTTCTGTAAGGGGTAGGTCCAAGTTATAACAATGGTAGATAGTACTGTAGAAACACATGCAGTTTTCTCATActttttgattttaactttattttgtaatgtttaAATATTAGGAAGTAAGAGGATACAGTGTGATTCAGTTGCTTCCTCAAACCTATGTGTATAGGAGcgcttattttttgttaaattgtaGAGGAGAGCAAAAGGAATGGGGAGTGGGTAGGGGGAACCACAAAACCCACACTCATTAAACTTCAGAGTCTTGGAAGAACCAAGATCAGAAAACACTTAATTTAGTTTGGAATTTGTTTCCAGATTCTCCCCAGCCCTCTGTACATATATGGCTCCTAAATTTCCATGAATGTTCTCTGCATTCATAAACATGTTCATGCAGTTAGCAATCATAGTAGTATCAGTTTATAATGAACTTCATAAAGTTCTAGCTTAAAATGTTGAATGTTCTGCATGTAGTTAAAACTGATGcgttggaggaaaaaaaaaaaactaatgatAGTATGGGTCTAGAATGTGCTCCATGATATGTTTATGTTCTTATAGACTAAATAAAATAGTCTTCCTTTTCAATTCTACTATCCAAAAggagaaatgtgtttatttttttagtgtaaaCCTAATAAAGCTACTTTAGAGGTAACCAAATCCTAAAAATTAATTACTGAAGACAGAGAAGGTTATCACTTGAATCGCTAAAAGATGTACTTAGTTGTACTGGGGAACTGTAGCATTATAATATGTTGCTTGTGGTGTTGGTTTGTacataaaagcaacaaaacttcCGGAGATAGGTCAGAACCGATATTTTAGAGTACTCCTGATTCCTGTTGTCAATTCCTTTAACCAGAAAcagttttatataaatgttatttcacttctttgttttggttttctgaagaaatgtttccatatATACATTAGTTATACATTagttgaaatctgttttttgtgctgttgtttttaGGTACAGAAGTTGCAAAACATAATTTCAAGTAGAGCTACGCAGTACAATCATGatatgaagaggaaagagagagaatataACAAATTAAAGGAACGCTTACATCAATTAGTCATgaacaaaaaggacaaaaagattGGTAAGTAGAGTTccagaacaaaataaactattttgtaTGTTAAAAGTGTTTAAATTTGGTTCTGGGTGTATTCGTCTCACTTTCCCAAGTGTTTAATTTGTGGATCAGTGAATATGTTGTGAAATTTCTGTGTCAGAAAAAGCATGGAGACCATCATTGGAAAGGAAGTCCTGCTCTTCCTTTCTTATCCCTCCTGCTACCCTCCAAATATTCTCAACTGTTTGCCATTTGTAGTTTGTCATATTTTTAGTGAACTGTTTTAGTTCAgtaaaccagaagaaaataatgttgcTGAGTTGGGTTTTCTGCTAGTCTCGTTTGACACTGCATGTGAGTAAGCCAGGCTGGATTATGATACTGTAGCAGGAACACCTATTTTGGCAGCAGAAAATCATTAGATATCAGCACAGTAATCTCTAGAAGCCTCACCCTAAAGTGAACAAATCTTAACTTGTCTCATGTTGCTGTCTCTGGTTAGATACTGCTAGTTGAAGTATCAGCAAGGTCAAAACAACCAGGCTTTAAATCTAGGCCCTGTTTCCTTGAGAGCTAACTAGAATTGAACTTTGATCCCTAACCtgatgcaattttaaaataattgatttatattatttatataaaagctgaaatatggATGAAGGTGCTGTTAAGAAATTTATAAAGTAAGAGACAGGATGAGAACCCGTTCCCACCCCAGGTTTCCGAACGCaagaagttatttctttttcttgattatATTACTCTTGTTTTGTTCAGGACGGCAAAGTGGTCTCATCTGGGCCTTAAGACTGAGGGGAATATTTGGGTAATATGGTCTCTTGACAATAACTATGTGTAAAGGCAAACAAGTAAATGTAGTGTCATCTGAGTATTTATATACTTGCACATTATTTCATACTTTGAAATATCCTTTTCACTTGCAGCTATGGAAGTTCTAAATTATGTTGGTAGAGCTGATGGGAAGAGAGGTGCATGGAGGACTGATAAGACAGAAGCCAGGTGAAATTCTAGTTATTATAGAACAACGTTAATTGACACATGCTGTATTTGTTGTCTTGTTACTGTAAGATTTCTGCTTctagaaatgaagaagaaatgtacAAAGTTCTGTTAAGTGACTATGAGCAACGCCAAAAGCAGCTTTTAGTGGAAAATGCTGAGCTGAAAAAAGTTCTTcagcaaatgaagaaagagaTTATTTCACTTCTCccaccacagaaacaaaaacctaaagAAAGGTCTGAAGATGGGCCAGTAAGTATCcttcagttaaaattaaatgtgtGATAGTTTGCAGTGCTGGAGCCATTTGATCATCAAAAAGGTAAACTTCCTTTTGTAGGACTTGCAGTGGATTACATATCCTGTGCTGTACTTGAAATCGCTCATGTTTAAACGTTCCAATTCCGTCCATGAACAATAGCAAGTCTGTTCTTCCTAGCCAATACATGGGAAGCTTGAAAGTATACTTCAAATGAATGTTAGATGTAGTGACCTGTATATAATTCTCTATAATGATGCAGTTTGGATTTCGTCTGCCTTTCATAATAAGTTGAAACTGGCTTTCAAGGTGCTTATGCAAGGAAACCAAGCTTTCCATAGAAACCACAGAGGGTGGGGGGTGGAGGAAATGTAATTAGGGTGTGCTCTGTTTAGTCCATGGGTTAGACGAGTTAGTTCATTTTGCAGAGCTGCTAGTACAttgcagaaatatgtttttttcccaagttagatggtttagtgtttttttttccagttctaaGTATTTCTTTGTTTACACAATATGTTTTATGGCTACTCCAGACTGGGGTTTCATGGGGTTagcatgcatacatacatatacatgtatgtatatgtatataaacaaatgtttttataaaaaggGACAAAACtctagaaaatacagttttgtttttttttttcttacagcactTGCTTTGTTCCTTAAGGTCTTACATGATACAGGTTTGAAAGAAAGTGCTCACTTCATATGTAAATGAATTATTTAGATGCCTTTGAGCTTGTTTTGgaattttccatcccatttttcTTATCTACTTGTAGCTAAAGAGGCTTGTATAGAATGGTTTAGATGCTTGAGAGGAGTGGAATAATTCATGTCAGGTATTTAAATAGCTATAGCTTATTAATTTATAGCCACTAAGTTGTTGCGGGCTAGTCCTCTCAGACTCTTCTGTTTTAGCTCTTTAAGATGGCATTCAGCTTTGGTTTTTGAACAGCAGTGTGAAATGGAACTGTGAAAGGGCTACTTCCATTGTACCTTAGGGTGTGTTTTGGATTTACTTAATtctcagaaggagaaaaatagtcCTGGAACTTGGAATAGTGGAACTTCTCAGCAGTCTGAACTTTCTTGGAGATTGAATCTTTCTTGAATCTTGAATCTTTCTTGGAGATTTGTGATACTAACCTAGAGTCTTTCTAGCTTATACATTGTCTTTGTGCCAGGGTTTTGGGGAGTgctacatttcttctttcttcatcatTATGCCATCAGGGAATTGAACTCCCTAACAGACAAATTTCCCTGGAAGGAAAACCCTTTTCTATATGTAAGGGTTTTACTTTGGTTTGGTAAATTAAATCtgtatacatatttacataaacAATTATGTTTATTTGGAATGGTAAGGTGGTTTGCAACATTCTTTGCTTCTACTTCTGCAGGTGTTGTCAGACCTGGAGGAGGACATCGGAGAGTTAAATAAAGAGAATATGTGGGAACTGTCTTGTGAAACTGTGCGAGAGCAGCTTACCAACAGCATTAGAAAACAATGGAGAATGTTGAAAAATCATGTTGAAAAGCTGGACAACCAAGGTGATGATTAACTCAATTACATGTACATATAAAATGCGGCTAATAATTCCATTTGGTATCATAATCTTAGGATTTTCTTTACGGTCTGGCTAAACTACGTGGAAGCTAAAATAGAAGGGATTGTGACCTGGTAGACTTCCTGAAAAGGCTTGTGATTGACATTTTCTGTATGAGTTTTAATTGAAGGAAGTTAGGAAAGCAATTGCATAGCATGCCTGTTATCCTGACAACAGATTATTATAGTTTGGCACAGTAAACAAtgactttctgaagaaataattattttttgtttggaaatacACACCCaggaataaatgtttgttttctttccccacctCTTTGAGGTGTTTGAATAATGCAGATATAACAATTTGAAGCAAGTGGATGCAAAATATGTAAACCCTTCCTGGAACTTAGCTTTGCCACATCCATACCTCT
This portion of the Oxyura jamaicensis isolate SHBP4307 breed ruddy duck chromosome 8, BPBGC_Ojam_1.0, whole genome shotgun sequence genome encodes:
- the SSX2IP gene encoding afadin- and alpha-actinin-binding protein isoform X1, with the translated sequence MGDWKTVTVPVLSSDSKNIFQYTSEKKISPTSMNSQVLRLPLPSSKSMHSFFSAFCTEENIEQSISYLNRELTTLGFPSIYVEPKGKELNLISIINCMNELLVQQHKNLRAQEEVEMQHLKLGSDMDHLQNSYAKLKEQLELSKREIVGLQERDRQLQSKNRNLHQLLKNEKDEVQKLQNIISSRATQYNHDMKRKEREYNKLKERLHQLVMNKKDKKIAMEVLNYVGRADGKRGAWRTDKTEARNEEEMYKVLLSDYEQRQKQLLVENAELKKVLQQMKKEIISLLPPQKQKPKERSEDGPVLSDLEEDIGELNKENMWELSCETVREQLTNSIRKQWRMLKNHVEKLDNQVSRVHSRALDDKDVISREDHELETEKLELEIQQCKEMIKTQQQLLQQQLMSPCDDDTTLLLQDCYLLEERERLQEEWRLFREQKKNFEKERRSFTEAAIRLGLERKAFEEDRGAWLKQQFLSMSTDYKHSENVTTPSAFLGSSDQDSRLVNSTSQQRKPHCTLSGPVSAEPCQTSQYISCNSSNAASKKPAGDGKPDQWEESDEGEIE
- the SSX2IP gene encoding afadin- and alpha-actinin-binding protein isoform X2 produces the protein MGDWKTVTVPVLSSDSKNIFQYTSEKKISPTSMNSQVLRLPLPSSKSMHSFFSAFCTEENIEQSISYLNRELTTLGFPSIYVEPKGKELNLISIINCMNELLVQQHKNLRAQEEVEMQHLKLGSDMDHLQNSYAKLKEQLELSKREIVGLQERDRQLQSKNRNLHQLLKNEKDEVQKLQNIISSRATQYNHDMKRKEREYNKLKERLHQLVMNKKDKKIAMEVLNYVGRADGKRGAWRTDKTEARNEEEMYKVLLSDYEQRQKQLLVENAELKKVLQQMKKEIISLLPPQKQKPKERSEDGPVLSDLEEDIGELNKENMWELSCETVREQLTNSIRKQWRMLKNHVEKLDNQVSRVHSRALDDKDVISREDHELETEKLELEIQQCKEMIKTQQQLLQQQLMSPCDDDTTLLLQDCYLLEERERLQEEWRLFREQKKNFEKERRSFTEAAIRLGLERKAFEEDRGAWLKQQFLSSDQDSRLVNSTSQQRKPHCTLSGPVSAEPCQTSQYISCNSSNAASKKPAGDGKPDQWEESDEGEIE